Proteins encoded in a region of the Mixophyes fleayi isolate aMixFle1 chromosome 5, aMixFle1.hap1, whole genome shotgun sequence genome:
- the CDC25A gene encoding M-phase inducer phosphatase 1: MDMSRSAPAHVRGTSCLSGLPVVKALFSCEADTALSPVTNLNIEQLAGLGSQCETPKCKLGDRWSMQRAGSSESVDAGLGLDSPGSMSLRDLEETFERSLFDSRRVMNTKLPLGRRRSLPHKLLGSSPAFKRNLSDSLDCDVFEPSESENKENETFQFKMPVRPSFRGSVRFRCQADGKEALVQRQKSAPACMFSSPGKDSDVRGYNLPLIRKSSCTSTTTEGSDDGFLDMLVGEDEENEPEFPCGVASLWTAPLVIRSPGLCCEAGSPSKPPLADRPSIKRTELPRGEMPERIKRRRSMFEVTEDSDMSTSLMRSMSFSKETIEGLLDTDQRDLIGDFSKTFLLPTVSGKRQELKYVTPEMVAVVLNGHFNDFIERCVIVDCRYPYEYEGGHIKRAINLHMELEIEDHLLKNPIRPHGAKRVIIIFHCEFSSERGPRLCKFLREKDRDLNEYPNLHYPELYVLLGGYKDFFHKCKSFCEPESYRPMLHEDFKDDLRRFRMKSRTWAGEKSKRELYSRLKKL; the protein is encoded by the exons ATGGACATGTCCCGCTCGGCCCCTGCTCATGTCCGGGGGACCAGCTGTCTCTCTGGGCTGCCCGTGGTGAAGGCCCTCTTCTCCTGCGAGGCTGACACCGCCTTGTCTCCAGTCACCAACCTGAACATAGAGCAGTTGGCCGGCCTGGGCAG CCAGTGTGAAACCCCCAAGTGCAAGCTGGGTGACCGCTGGTCCATGCAGAGGGCGGGTTCTTCAGAGTCTGTGGATGCTG GCCTTGGTCTTGATTCCCCTGGTTCAATGAGCTTGAGAGACCTGGAGGAAAC ATTTGAGAGATCGCTCTTTGATTCCAGGCGGGTAATGaa tacAAAGTTACCTTTGGGAAGGAGACGGTCACTGCCG CATAAACTCCTGGGTTCAAGCCCTGCATTCAAGAGGAATCTCTCGGACTCCCTGGATTGTGATGTTTTTGAGCCTAGTGAATCTGAGAACAAGGAAAAT GAAACCTTCCAGTTCAAAATGCCAGTTAGACCAAGCTTCCGAGGCTCGGTGCGCTTCCGGTGCCAGGCTGATGGAAAGGAAGCTCTTGTGCAAAGGCAGAAGTCTGCTCCAGCATGCATG TTTTCTTCTCCTGGAAAGGACTCTGATGTTAGAGGATACAATCTGCCATTAATACGAAAGTCTTCTTGCACTTCCACTACTACTGAAGGCAGCGATGATGGATTCCTGGACATGTTGGTTGGAGAAGATGAGGAG AATGAGCCTGAGTTTCCGTGTGGTGTTGCCAGTCTGTGGACTGCTCCGCTGGTCATAAGAAGCCCTGGGCTT tgCTGTGAGGCTGGATCTCCCTCTAAGCCCCCACTGGCGGACAGGCCTTCCATAAAGAGGACGGAGCTCCCACGTGGAGAGATGCCGGAGAGAATTAAGAGGCGACGCAGCATGTTTGAGGTGACGGAGGACTCTGACATG AGCACAAGTCTGATGCGCTCCATGTCTTTCTCCAAAGAAACTATTGAAGGCTTACTGGACACTGACCAAAGAGATCTTATTGGAGACTTCTCGAAG ACCTTTCTACTTCCTACTGTGAGCGGTAAACGTCAGGAGCTGAAATATGTCACCCCAGAGATG GTGGCCGTGGTTTTAAACGGACATTTCAATGACTTCATTGAGCGTTGTGTGATCGTAGATTGCAGATACCCATACGAGTATGAAGGGGGACATATAAAG AGAGCCATCAATCTGCACATGGAACTGGAGATAGAAGATCATCTTCTGAAGAATCCAATCCGTCCACACGGAGCCAAGCGAGTGATCATTATCTTCCACTGCGAGTTCTCCTCCGAGAGAGGACCCCGACT GTGCAAGTTCTTAAGAGAGAAGGACCGAGACCTGAATGAGTATCCCAACCTGCACTATCCTGAACTGTACGTTCTATTGGGTGGCTACAAAGACTTCTTCCACAAGTGCAAG TCATTCTGTGAGCCGGAGAGCTACCGGCCCATGCTCCATGAAGACTTCAAAGACGATCTGAGGAGGTTCCGCATGAAAAGCCGCACTTGGGCTGGTGAGAAGAGTAAACGGGAGCTGTACAGCCGTCTGAAGAAGCTGTGA